A window of the Brassica napus cultivar Da-Ae chromosome C5, Da-Ae, whole genome shotgun sequence genome harbors these coding sequences:
- the LOC106439813 gene encoding 36.4 kDa proline-rich protein, whose product MGSHTQNLSFLILLLLGFLAVSFACECSPPKPSPSPHKPPKHPVKPPKPPAAKPPKPPAVKPPKPPTKPPTLKPHPHPKPPTKPPTVRPHPHPKPPTKPHPIPKPPTVKPPPSTPKPPTKPPTVKPPPSTPKPPTKPPTVKPPPSTPKPPTKPPTVKPPPSTPKPPTHKPPIVCPPPTPTPTPPVVTPPTPPTPTPPVVTPPTPAPPVVTPPTPTPPVVTPPTPTPPVVTPPTPPVVTPPTPTPPVVTPPTPPVITPPTPTPPVVIPPTPPVVTPPTPTPPVVTPPTPTPPKPETCPIDTLKLGACVDVLGGLIHIGLGGSSAKKECCPVLGGLVDLDAAVCLCTTIKAKLLNLDLIIPIALELLIDCGKTPPPGFKCPS is encoded by the coding sequence CATTCGCTTGCGAATGTAGCCCTCCTAAACCATCACCGAGTCCTCACAAACCGCCTAAACATCCCGTCAAACCGCCTAAACCACCAGCAGCCAAACCACCAAAACCACCGGCAGTAAAACCTCCTAAACCCCCCACCAAACCTCCCACCCTTAAACCACACCCCCACCCTAAACCTCCCACTAAACCCCCCACCGTTAGACCACACCCACACCCTAAGCCCCCTACCAAACCTCATCCCATCCCAAAACCGCCCACCGTTAAACCACCACCCTCCACCCCCAAACCGCCCACAAAACCACCCACCGTTAAACCGCCTCCATCCACCCCTAAGCCGCCCACCAAACCACCCACCGTCAAACCACCACCCTCCACCCCAAAACCGCCCACCAAGCCACCCACCGTCAAACCACCTCCGTCCACCCCTAAACCACCTACCCACAAGCCACCAATAGTGTGCCCACCGCCAACACCAACACCAACCCCACCTGTTGTAACGCCACCAACACCACCAACACCAACTCCACCAGTCGTTACGCCACCAACACCAGCTCCACCTGTTGTAACGCCACCAACACCAACACCACCGGTCGTAACGCCACCGACACCAACCCCTCCTGTCGTAACACCACCAACACCACCGGTCGTAACGCCACCGACACCAACCCCTCCTGTCGTAACACCACCAACACCACCGGTCATAACGCCACCGACACCAACCCCTCCTGTCGTAATACCTCCAACACCACCGGTCGTAACGCCACCGACACCAACCCCTCCTGTCGTAACACCACCAACACCAACTCCACCTAAGCCAGAAACATGCCCAATCGACACGTTGAAGCTAGGCGCTTGTGTAGACGTTCTTGGAGGTTTGATTCACATCGGGCTTGGTGGAAGTAGCGCCAAGAAAGAGTGTTGTCCGGTTTTGGGAGGCTTAGTTGACTTAGACGCAGCTGTTTGTCTATGTACCACCATTAAAGCCAAACTTCTCAACCTCGACCTTATTATCCCCATTGCTCTTGAGCTTCTTATCGACTGTGGAAAGACTCCGCCACCTGGCTTCAAATGTCCCTCTTAA